From Triticum aestivum cultivar Chinese Spring chromosome 7B, IWGSC CS RefSeq v2.1, whole genome shotgun sequence:
tctcctgatcggaggggcaaatcccatcttgctcgaccatgtctcgcagcatgggactgaacaaacccgaaacctacctttgtaactacccagtcacagagtagcgtttgatcggcccaaagcaagtctgtcaccatcctgagtacatgcgccaactcaggtcttaggacatagaacgtatgttgtactagagactcacagatgacatatcgctacgtctcatagttgcgtctgtccgactcggaccttatctcgactcgaatccgactacgtcaaatccgaccagacctttctaagtccatattatccggttagcatccaatgctctatggctagtgagaccgagccatcgactgtgtcatatgctagtccAGTCGGTTGCGCGTctacacaaccctttcgactaggaaccttttaggacagtcatcatacaatgcatagtcccacaaacaagtcacgtacttgctgatacacatgattgataatgtccaaggactatctttattcataaacacataggagatatcatcatacatgattgcctctagggcatatctccaatagaGGGTGCTAGAGAGGACTTGCGCGAGCTGGTACTCCTTGAACAACGCCTCCACCCGCTGCAGCTTTCAtctccggcgacgacaacctcctTGGCCTCAAACCACGCCTTCTCCTCCTCCCGGCGACGCTTGAGCGCGGTGGAGAATATGCGGTCGAGGCAGTTGAAGTTCCTCCACGTCCGTGCTCCGGCGCTGCGTGAGCGGGTGCCGTGCGTGCGCACCTGCTCCTTGCGCCATTCATCCACCGATGGGCGGATGGAGGAGCTCCCAGCGTCCGCATTGTTGCGGCGCTTGCGAGACGACTCGCCGCCGAGCCCCCCGCGTCCCCCGTTCCCCCCACTGTCGCCCCTCATGCCGCTAGCGCACGACATCTCCTCTCGCCCCGGGTGGCTCAACTCGCCGGAAAACGACGTCGGAGCTCACTCGATTTGTCGCGGGAGTGAAAGAATGCGACGAAGGAGGAAGGGGAAAAATGAGACGGGAACCCTAAAACGTCTCGGAGCCAACATAGATAGTGGAATCCAGAGCGGTTtacgggcctcccataaatattttACGGACCGGGCGGTTTTTTTACCGTCATGTAAATCCGCCAGGAAAGGCGTCCCGGCGAGGTTTTACTAGAtccgctagagttgctctaaccctCTAGAAAGACCGGTCCAAGGAAAACCGACATAAAACATTTGCACCTCCAAACGAAGACAATTTGGAGATATGATCAGTTTACCATCAATTTTAGCACCACATCTACTGGAGTACGAAATTAATTAAATCCTCCATGAAACCACGCCGAAAAGCACCAAATAACGAACGGGTTTAATCGCCGCAAAACCACCGCGACCCGTCCGTACACACGCCCCGCCcactcccctcccccctcccctgcCCCTGGCACGAACCACGCTGCGGTTTAAGACGGGCAGGGCAGGTGGCGAGTGCCATTGCCATCCGCCGCTCTCCGTCCCGTCTCATCCCGTCTCCAACAAAACCCCCCGCCCCTCCGCCTCGCGCTCCCCCTTTCCCTCCGCCCGGCGCCCGTTTTACCGCGGCCGGCATCGTCGGCTCCACACGCAAACGCCTCCCAGGGAGCGACCAAAAAGCCAGGGCGCCACGGTCTGGCCTGACGGCCCACCTCAGTCCATCAGGGGCGGGCAGCGCGGAAAACAGAACCTCGCTGCGGCGCCAAGCAAAGCGCGACGAGACGGGGCGGGGCTTTTGGGGAAGCGGATGAGATGGCGCTGCGGCGCAAGGGGAGgtcggcggggcggcgggcggcgctgagGTGGTGGCTGCTCTCCCTCCTCGGGACCggcgccgccgtcaccgccgcggCCGCGCTGCTCGCCGTCGCGCTCCACGTCTCCGCGTCCGCCTCCGCCGGCTCGCCCTACCGCCTGGCCAAGGTACGTGCGACTTGGGGGTGCCCTTACTCCCCTCAGATTGAACTCTCTGGGGTGTGCTAacggatcgccgccgccgccgtctctgtGCCGCAGCAGCCGCGGGAGGCCGAGGAGCTGCACTGGGAGCAGGAGTTCGCGCCGCCGCAGCTCGCCTCGCCGCACTCGCGGAAGGTGATCCCCCCCGCCGATGGCGCGCCTCTTACCGTTATGATTTTATCCTGTTACTACATGGGAGCCCGTGACATTGGGGATTAATCTCTAGATTTGACAGCTGGACGGCGCGGCCGAAGACGCGCCGGAGAAGAGGCTGTGGCTGCCGGCCCCGTCGCGCCGGTTCGTGCCTTGCGTCTCGCCGTCGCTCGAGTACAGACGTACGCGCATTGGCACTTCACCTAGCAGTAGAATCTCGCCCGGTCTGGCGCACATTCTCGTAGGCCGTTCTGATTTTGGTCGGCCTGTTTTTTCAGGTCCGGAGGCATCGAGGGGGTACCTGCTCGTACACACCAATGGCGGACTCAACCAGATGCGCGCCGGGGTGAGTCATTGGTTCGTCCTGGTAAAAAAATTCCCTAGTTGCCGTGGCATAGGAATAATGGTCCAGTTTGCATTAGATATGTTTGACTTACGTGGTGGGAAGCTGGAACCTAGCGTGCGTGCATGTGGTGTGCTTGATCGGGGTTGACGGTTTTGTAGCATTTCATCATCAGTTTTTGTGGGCAGTGTTTCGGTGCTGTATTCAATGCGTACTGGTGGTTCTGGTGCTAGTGTAGACACCCGACTTCTGTGGGTAGTGTTTTGGTGTTTTATCCCCATCTAGCGATATGCCTGCAGAAGCTTGAAATGGTGGCTGTGAAACTAAACTGTTTGCTTTGTTTTTATTGCCCAACCGAGTTATCGGTGGAAGAGACATGAATGGCTCAACTGCACTCAGGATAAAGTCCTGGGTATAATTGGTGGATGTGTGCTGTCTCAGCACTCTTCTGAATTTCTTTTCCCAATGTGTCGCAGTCAATTTGTTTGTCATGATAAAAGATGATTATCTGAAGGTGGTATTCCCATATTTGTGCCATCACTTCAGTCACTATCTTGTACGTTTCATTTATGGCAACCAAGACAGCTGTATATTCTTGATAAAAAAGATGCCTGATTTGTTAGGTGATACCAAAAGTGAATGCATTCTCTTTGAGCATACACATCCCCTAAGAGAAGTAACATCGATCCTGCAAGTCCTTTTGAGTTTGATGCGTTAACAGAATTTGCTGGTTTTGTTTAGGCGGGCTTGAATTGAGACGGCATATCTTTTGCAAGTTGGATGTTTTTTCCTATTCTTAGGAATGATCTTAACAAAAGTGTGATGTGACTTGACAAATATAGGAAAGATGAAGCATATGTTCATTGTTTTGTCTTCTATCTTGTGTATACATGTCCGCGTTTACCAATCAATCATAATCATGGGAAGCTTCACTTTAAATGCAAGCTCCCACACACTTCCAATTTTTCACTGATTTGTTCTTATTCTTATGGCAGATCAGTGATATGGTAGCAGTTGCACGTATACTCAAGGCTACACTGATAATCCCAGAACTTGATAAGAAATCGTTTTGGCTCGACAAAAGGTGAACACTGCATGACTGTTTTTGCTCTGAGCCCTTCCCTTAACTGATCAAAAACTGACAGAACCGTTTTTCATTTCTCAACGCAGCAACTTTTCAGATGTCTTCGATGAAGAACACTTTATACGTTATTTGGCAAACGATGTGAAAGTTGAGAAAAAGTTGCCAAAGGAATTGGTGAAAGCACCAAAATCTGTTAGGTACTTCAAGAGTTGGTCTGGAGTAGATTATTATCAGAATGAGATTTCTCCACTATGGGAGCACCGTCAGGTTTGGATTCCACAACTAGTGCCCTTTTGTGGCTGCGTACTAATCAATCGTAAGCAGTAGTTACTGGATGCAAGTATTTGGAACTGTTATTCTGATCAAAGATTTGTATCAGGTTATTCGAGCTGCTAAATCAGATTCTCGCCTTGCAAACAACTTCCTTCCGCCTGATATTCAAAAGCTTCGCTGCCGGACCTTTTTCCAGGCACTTAGATTTGCTCCCCCAATCGAAGCTTTAGGCAATGTAAATCCTGCTCTAAAGTCCATCACGGGAAAAATATAACATTATAGTTTGAACTTCTAACGTATAAATGTATTGACAAATAATATCAACCAATTTGCAGCTATTGGTGGAGAGGATGAAATCATTTGGACCATATATTGCTTTGCATTTACGCTATGAGAAGGATATGCTTGCTTTTAGTGGGTGTACGTATGGTCTGTCAGAGACCGAATCAGAGGAGCTTGCAATGATCAGGCAAGGCCTTTAAAATAGACGTGTTAGTCATTGCACTGTCTTTACCTTCTTGGTTTTAGAACTCTATAGTATTATGTGACTTACTTCTTCACCCATTTTAACAGAGGAAACACAACATACTGGAAGGTGAAAGACATTGATCCATTAGGACAAAGATCACATGGTCATTGTCCCCTGACACCAAAGGAGGTTGGAATGTTTCTTTCTGCCCTAGGATATCCATCAAGCACCCCAGTTTACATAGCTGCAGGGGAGATATATGGAGGTGAATCCCATATGGTCGATTTGCAATCCCGATTCCCAATTCTGATGAACAAGGTATGAACAGTGCCATTTTGTTTTTTCTAGTGTGACAACATGACTTTTGTTTGTTCAGCATATTGTGTCTTCTCCATTTGCAGGAGAAACTGGCCTCTGCTGAAGAACTGCGACCGTTCAGCCAATACGCTTCTCAAATGGCAGCTTTGGATTACATCGTTTCAGTGGAAAGTGATGTCTTTATTCCATCATTTTCTGGGAACATGGCACGGGCTGTTGCCGGTCATCGGCGTTTTCATGGCCACAGGAAAACAATCAGTCCTGACAGGTGTAACCACAACTAGCACTTGTCTATAAAGCTGCTGCCTCACTCTTCCCTTCTCGGTCTCATTTTTTTTTTCTGTACTCAGGAAAGCATTAGTTCATTTGTTTGACAAAGTTGACAGTGGATTACTCGATGAAGGCAAAAAGGTATCGCAAAGGATAATAGAAATGCACCAGAAGAGGTACTGAACTGGGCATGAGAGCCAAAGGACCTGTTGCTCTATTTTTAACTGTTTATGTTTCTTATGCTGTTCTTCATCTGTATTCAGACAAGGTTCTCCTCGGAAACGGAAAGGTCCCGTGTCAGGCACAAGGGGCAGCGATAGGTTTCGCTCAGAGGAGGCATTTTATGAGAACCCTCTTCCTGATTGCCTGTGTCAATCGAATGACGATTCTATTGTCAGCATATAACCACGATCATGGAGTTAACCGGTCTTCGCCACCCCTGCCCCCTGGTCAGCAATCCCAGGTACATAGAGCATAGGGAGGCGCATACTGATAAAGTTCCACAGCATTAGAGCTTCTGCTCAGGTGACATTACAGTCCAACGATTCGTTGGCACACACGGCCCGGCTCTCATTCCGCAGAACAAGTTGCCAATGtattccctctgtaaactaatataagagcgtttagatcactactttagtgatctaaacgctcttatattagtttacggagggagtatcaaagAATCGAAGATGTTCAGAGCAGCTGTACAGCGGTTTAGATGTAACTGTAGTTTGTAAGCTTGGGCATAATTATTACCTCTTGTAAGTATAGGACTAATAAAGAGCAGAGGTTAGTTTCTGTTGAAACATCTCAACGCTAGTAGTATCTCACTGGAGATGGTTTCTGTTGAACTGACATCACACGATGGCAGCATGAGGATGAGTATGTTCAGAACACGGCCGTGCAGGGCTTTAGATGTAGCTGCATTTGTAAGCCTCTTTGTGTAGGTAAAACCAATACAAATAGAATAAGAGGAATAGGTGAAACATGCTGAATAACTAGTTGGTTATTTCTGAATGAAAGTTTGAGCTTGGAGGAAGGAACTATACAGCAATGCACTGGAAAACATTGCACTAACATAGTTTCTGATTTCTTTGTTAATAAGTGCACACCAGAATGTGCTAAATTTCTTGTGTCTTGTGTCTTGACAGTTACAATCATGTTCTGTTTGTCACCATGAAAATCACGAAGGAGCTGATAAACAAACGCCCGTCTCATATGGCTGTTTACACAAGAAGAGTACAACTACCTACAAAAAATAACAAAGAGGATAGACTCAGATTTCAGTGAGCAACAACCAttagttagtactccctccgtaaactaatataagagcatttagatcagtgatctaaatgctcttatattagtttacaaagggagtactcCCGTTCACCACTAACTCAGTTCATCACGTCAGACTAGAGGGAATCAACCAAGTTCATGGCCATTTTTACCATCAAATAAGTTCATCAAGCCAAGCTGGAGTAAATCTTATGTTCCATGACCAATTTCACCAAAGTAGTTCAGTTCATCACGTGCAAGCTTGAGGAAATCAACACAGTTCATGACCACTTTCACCACCAAATCAGTTCATCATGTGCAAGCTTGAGGTAAGCAACAAAGTTCATGACCATCCTCAAAAAAGAAGTTCATCACCAATTTCACCACCAAAATCGGTTCATCACGTCAAGCATGAGGAAATCAACAAATTTTCATGACCAATTTCACCATCAAGTAGTTCATCATACGCCAAACTTGGGACATCAACAGAGTTCGCGACCAAATTCACCACCAGTCGATCAGAGACGACGATCCAAGACGATCAACGAAGCAAAACAGGGCAGAAAGACACGAAACATGATCACATCAACAAGGCGTCTCTCACACTCGCGCAGGCCATCCTCCATGAGCACTACCACTACCACTGCTAGACTCGATCCGTCTTCCATGAGTGCTACTACCACTACGACTACTCGGCTCGCCTCCCTACTCGATCGCACCTGGAACACGTCCTTGCGCTCCTCCTCCTTCACCTTGGGCACGGTCAGCTTCAGCACGAAGTTCTTCATCTCGGCCTTGATCTTGTCCATCTTGTACGCGCCAGCGGGCATCTCGATGCGGTGGCTGTACCTTGACATCGCGGGGTCGTAGTCGCCTTTCTGGGGCACCTTCTCGCCCCCGCCCTTGATCACCAGGATGTTCCGCTCCGCCCACACCTTCACGCGCTACTTCCCGAGCCCCAGCATCGGCACCGTCAGGTACaccgcgtcgtcgtcgtccttcTCCACCCACCACCCCCGCCGCGGCGCCCCTGCCGCGGAGGAGAGGCCGGGCGGGGCGGCACCGTCCTCCATCAGAGCGTACAGACGGTCCACGCATGCCGGGATGCCTACCGGGTCGAGCACATCTGCGGAATCAAGAGCGGCAAAAGCTGTTGTGATCAGAACTCAACTTGAATCAGAACCCCGATTCGCCTCACGATGCTAAAGGCGAACGCAGAGAAGGAACGCGGCGGGGGCGGGACAGGTGAGGACGCATGCATACCCTGCGAGGGGAAGCTGGGGACGACGAAGTCGCGGGCGCGGGCGGGGCGGCGGTAGCCGGCGTCGGCGTCCTCGTCCTCGCTGTCGCTGGAGTCGTCGTCGTACCAGCGGGGCTCCTTGCCCTGGGTGCTGTTCGGGCCGCGGGCGGGGCTGACCGCGGCGGGGCGAGGCGCGTAGAAGGCCACGGGCGCACCGGACGCGGACGGCTCGGCGAGCAGCTTCTTGGGGAAGCTGGGCAGC
This genomic window contains:
- the LOC123157222 gene encoding 26.2 kDa heat shock protein, mitochondrial — encoded protein: MASAVASKGAALPSFPKKLLAEPSASGAPVAFYAPRPAAVSPARGPNSTQGKEPRWYDDDSSDSEDEDADAGYRRPARARDFVVPSFPSQDVLDPVGIPACVDRLYALMEDGAAPPGLSSAAGAPRRGWWVEKDDDDAVYLTVPMLGLGK
- the LOC123157221 gene encoding O-fucosyltransferase 7 isoform X1, which codes for MALRRKGRSAGRRAALRWWLLSLLGTGAAVTAAAALLAVALHVSASASAGSPYRLAKQPREAEELHWEQEFAPPQLASPHSRKLDGAAEDAPEKRLWLPAPSRRFVPCVSPSLEYRRPEASRGYLLVHTNGGLNQMRAGISDMVAVARILKATLIIPELDKKSFWLDKSNFSDVFDEEHFIRYLANDVKVEKKLPKELVKAPKSVRYFKSWSGVDYYQNEISPLWEHRQVIRAAKSDSRLANNFLPPDIQKLRCRTFFQALRFAPPIEALGNLLVERMKSFGPYIALHLRYEKDMLAFSGCTYGLSETESEELAMIRGNTTYWKVKDIDPLGQRSHGHCPLTPKEVGMFLSALGYPSSTPVYIAAGEIYGGESHMVDLQSRFPILMNKEKLASAEELRPFSQYASQMAALDYIVSVESDVFIPSFSGNMARAVAGHRRFHGHRKTISPDRKALVHLFDKVDSGLLDEGKKVSQRIIEMHQKRQGSPRKRKGPVSGTRGSDRFRSEEAFYENPLPDCLCQSNDDSIVSI
- the LOC123157221 gene encoding O-fucosyltransferase 7 isoform X2, yielding MALRRKGRSAGRRAALRWWLLSLLGTGAAVTAAAALLAVALHVSASASAGSPYRLAKPREAEELHWEQEFAPPQLASPHSRKLDGAAEDAPEKRLWLPAPSRRFVPCVSPSLEYRRPEASRGYLLVHTNGGLNQMRAGISDMVAVARILKATLIIPELDKKSFWLDKSNFSDVFDEEHFIRYLANDVKVEKKLPKELVKAPKSVRYFKSWSGVDYYQNEISPLWEHRQVIRAAKSDSRLANNFLPPDIQKLRCRTFFQALRFAPPIEALGNLLVERMKSFGPYIALHLRYEKDMLAFSGCTYGLSETESEELAMIRGNTTYWKVKDIDPLGQRSHGHCPLTPKEVGMFLSALGYPSSTPVYIAAGEIYGGESHMVDLQSRFPILMNKEKLASAEELRPFSQYASQMAALDYIVSVESDVFIPSFSGNMARAVAGHRRFHGHRKTISPDRKALVHLFDKVDSGLLDEGKKVSQRIIEMHQKRQGSPRKRKGPVSGTRGSDRFRSEEAFYENPLPDCLCQSNDDSIVSI